The sequence GCGACGCTCTTGGGGACTTCTTCGTAGTGGTCGAACTGCATGGTGTACACCGCCCGGCCCTGCGTCATGCTGCGGAGCGTGGTGGAGTACCCGAACATCTCGGCGAGCGGGACGTCGGCCGCGACCACCTGCGCCTCCCCCCGCTGGGTCATCCCGCCGATCTTGCCCCGGCGGCTGGAGAGGTCGCCGATCACGTCACCCAGGAAGTCGGAAGGCGTCACCACCTCCACTTCCATGACCGGCTCCAGCAGGATGGGGCCGGCCGCGCGGGCCGCCTCCTTCACCGCCATGGAGCCCGCGATCTTGAACGCCATCTCCGAGCTGTCCACGTCGTGGTAGCTGCCGAAGACCAGCGTCGCCTTGACGTCCACCATGGGGTAGCCGGCCAGGACGCCGTTCTCCAGCGCCTCACGGATGCCGGCCTCGACCGGCTTGATGAACTCGCGGGGGATGACGCCGCCCACGATCTTGTCCTCGAAGATGAACCCGGCGCCCGCCTCGGTCGGCTCGAAGTTGATGACCACGTGGCCGTACTGGCCCTTGCCGCCGCTCTGCCGGATGAACTTGCCCTCGATATCGCTGACCTTCTTCCGGACCGTCTCCCGGAACGCCACCTGGGGCTTGCCGACGTTGGCCTCGACCTTGAACTCCCGCTTCATCCGGTCGACCAGGATCTCCAGGTGGAGCTCGCCCATGCCGGCGATGATGGTCTGCCCGGTTTCGGCGTCGGCGCGCACCCGGAAGGTCGGGTCTTCCTCCTGCAGCTTCTGCAGCGCGATCCCCAGCTTGTCCTGGTCCGCCTTGGTCTTGGGCTCGATGGCGACGTCGATGACCGGGTTGGGGAACTTCATCGCCTCGAGGATGATCGCCTTGTCCTCGTCGGAGAGCGTGTCGCCGGTGCGGGTCTCCTTCAAGCCGATGGCGGCGCCGATGTCGCCGGCGAGCACCTCGTCGATCTCTTCCCGCTTGTTGGCGTGCATCTGCAGCAGCCGGCCGACCCGCTCCCGCTTGTCCTTGGTGCTGTTGTAGACGTAGCTGCCCGACTTGAGCGACCCGGAGTAGACCCGGAAGAAGGTCAGCCGGCCGACGTAGGGGTCGGTGGCGATCTTGAACGCCAGCGCGGCGAACGGCTCGCCGTCCGAGGCGCAGCGCTCGACGTGGGTGTCGTCGTGCTGCGGCAGGTGCCCCTTGATGGGCGGAATGTCGGTCGGGCTCGGCAGATAGTCGATGACCGCGTCGAGCAGCGCCTGCACGCCCTTGTTCTTGAACGATGCCCCGCAGAGCACCGGGATCAGGCCGCCGGAGACGACCGCCTTCCGAAGCGCCTGCTGGATCTCCTCGAAGCTGAGCTCGGCGCCGCCCAGATACTTCTCCAACAGCACCTCGTCGTGCTCCAGCGCCGCCTCGATCACCTCGTGCCGGGCCTGCTCGACCCGCTCCCGATACGCCTCCGGGACCGGCATCTCGGTGAAGCTCTTGCCCAGCGTCTCGTCGTCGAAGATCACCTCGACCCGGCGGAGCACGTCGATGTGCCCGGTGAAGAGCTCGCCCGTGCCGACCGGAAGCTGGAGCGGATACGCCTTCTTGGTGAGGCGGTCACGGATCATCTTGAGGCAGCGATCGAAGTCGGCCCCGACCCGGTCCATCTTGTTGGCGAAGATGATCCGGGGCACGCCGTAGCGGTCGGCCTGGCGCCAGACCGTCTCGGTCTGCGGCTCGACGCCGGCCACCGAGTCCAGCAGGGTCACGGCGCCGTCGAGCACGCGGAGCGAGCGCTCCACTTCGACGGTGAAGTCCACGTGACCCGGGGTATCGATGATGTTGATGCGGTACTGGGTGCCGTTCCGGACCCAGAAGCAGGTGGTGGCGGCGGAGGTGATGGTGATCCCCCGCTCCTGCTCCTGTTCCATCCAGTCCATCGTGGCCGCACCCTCGTGCACCTCACCGATCTTGTAGTTCTTGCCGGTGTAGTAGAGGATGCGCTCGGTCGTCGTCGTCTTCCCGGCATCGATGTGGGCCATGATGCCGATATTGCGATAGCGATCGAGCGGGGTCTGACGTGCCATGGTGTCCTAGTTTCTCGTAACGAAAAAGCGGGGCGACCGACCCGGCTGGCATCGCCTCTCGGCGCCCCGGTGGTATCGCTCCGCGCACATCCGGGCCGTGGCCCTGGATGAGGGACCCCCGGAGGGCCCCACGCGTTGTCTTTGGAGGATCAGAGGTGACCCCGCGCCAGAGGGCGCACGCCACGTGATCCGATGTCCTTGGAACTCGTCTGGAACTCGCTCTAAAGTGCCAAGCCACGAAAAACTAATGGCTTGGCTCCACGAGTCAACCCCGACGAAGCGGGCGCCCCGATAGAGGCGCCCGCCCTGTTCTGTTCCATCAAGTGCCCTACCAGCGATAGTGTGCGAACGCGCGGTTGGCCTCGGCCATCCGGTGGGTGTCTTCCTTCTTCTTGATGGTGTTGCCCTCGCCCTTGGAGGCCAGGATCAGCTCCGCCGCCAGCCGCTCCGCCATGGTCTTCTCGGTCCGCGCGCGCGCGAAGGAGATGAGCCAGCGCATGGCCAGCGCGGTGCGGCGGTCGGGCCGAACCTCGACCGGAACCTGCAGCGACGCGCCACCGACCCGGCGGCTCTTCACTTCCAGCGTGGGCTTGGCGTTGTTGACCGCCTGCTTGAACACCGACACGCCGGGCTGTCCCGTCCGCTCCTCGATCATGTCCATGGCCGAGTAGAAGATCCCCTCGGCGACACTCTTCTTGCCTTCGAACATGAGGTTGTTCACGAACTTCGACACCGTCTGGCTGTCGTAGCGCGGATCCGGCGGCACCGGGCGCTTGACCGCCTTATTTCGCCGGCTCACTTCTTAGCTCCCTTGGCTGCCGCCGACGCACCGGCCTCCTTGGGCCGCTTGGCGCCGTACTTGGATCGGCTCTTCCGGCGATCGTTGACGCCGGCCGAGTCGAGCGTCCCGCGCACGATGTGATAGCGCACGCCCGGCAGGTCCTTCACCCGGCCGCCGCGGATCAGCACGATCGAGTGCTCCTGCAGGTTGTGCCCTTCCCCCGGAATGTAGGCCGTGACCTCGAATCCGTTGGTGAGCCGCACGCGGGCCACTTTCCGAAGCGCGGAGTTGGGCTTCTTCGGGGTGGTGGTGTAGACCCGGGTGCAGACGCCCCGCTTCTGCGGATTCGATTTGAGCGCCGGCGCTTTGTCCTTGGCCAGAACGTCTTTCCGGCCGTGCCGGATGAGCTGATTGATGGTCGGCATATCCCAGAGCTTGGAGTCGCGTGATTCCCCATTTCGGGGACAGACCGGCAAAAGTATACGTGGAGCGGGCTTGCGTCAAGCCGAACGGTGCTGGCGCACGCCGCGTCGGGCCATGCCGCTTTTTGCGCGCCGGGTGGCCTTTTGAAAGGGCCCCCCAGGCAGAACCCCTGCACTCGGGCACAGCATCCGGGCCGGCGCGGCGGCCCCCAATTTGCCCCTCCTCATCAGTGAAGCACCCTCTGCCGGACCCGCGACCCTCGTGTGGAGCAAACAGACCTGGTGCACCTCTCTCGCCCAGCGACGCTGCTGGCCCTTGCCGTCGTGTCCGTCTCCGTCCCCGCCACCGCCCAGCGCGCCGATGGCCCGGCACGGCCGTTCGCGGAGGTCACCCGCGGCAGCGAGATGGGGAGCGGCCTCTTTACGATCTATTACCAGCACGAAAACATCTATCTGGCACTGAGTCCCCGGCAGCTCGATCACGACTACCTGCTGGTCACCCAGGTCTCCCAGGGCATCGGGGAGCTCGGGCTGGATGGCGGTGCCTCGCTCCGCTCGGATCTAGTCCGCTTTCACCGCGAGGGCGATAAGGTCGAGCTCTGGGTGGTGAATCCCCACCAGGCCGCCACGCCCGGCTCGCCGATGGCCCGGACCGTTGCCTACTCGTTCGGTCACTCCGTGGCTCAGTCGTTTCCCATCGCCGCCGTCCGCGACAGCAGCCAGATCCTGCTCGACATCGCGCCCTTCTTCCTCTCCGACTGGGCCGACCTCGGCAGCGTCTTCCAGGGGGCCGCCGCACAGCGGAAGGTGGCCGCTACCATCACCCTCGACGAGAAGCGCTCCAGCCTGCAGGAGCTGCATCTCTTTCCCGGCAACGTGGAGGCCGAGGTCCGCCTCACCTTCCAGAGCACGCGCAACCTCGGGCTGGAGACTGTCTCCGACTATCGCTGGATTCCGATCGGCATTCACTATTCCCTGCTCGAGCTGCCCGCGACGCCGATGCGCTCGCGCTTCGCCGACGACCGGGTGGGCTATTTCGTCTCCGCCCTCAAGGATTTCAGCCGGGACACCGCCGAGAGCTTCTTCGTCCGCTACGTGAATCGGTGGCGGCTGGAGAAGAAGCACCCGGGGGCCGCGCTGAGCGAGCCGGTCCAGCCGATCACCTACTACGTCGACCGCACGGTGCCGCTGGAATGGCGTCCCTACGTGCGCGCGGGCATCCTGGAATGGAACCGGGCATTCGAAGACGCGGGGTTCCGCAACGCGATCCAGGTGCTGGACGCCCCCGACGACAGCTCCTGGAGCGCCGCCGACGCACGGTACTCCACCGTGCGGTGGACCGCCACCAATGAGTCGGTCTACGCCGTCGGTCCCAGCAACGTGGATCCGCGCACCGGCGAGATCCTCAATGCGGACGTCCTCATCTCGGCGGCCTGGATCCAGCGCTGGCGCGGCCAGTCCGGCCAGTACGGCGCCACTGCGGGCTCGCTGGAAACCGTCTTTCAGGAGGATTCACTCCTGCTGGTCCCGGGCGCCGATGGCCGCCTCTGCCGCTATGGCGAAGGGCTGAGCCGGGACGGCGACCTGGCCCGCACCGTCCTCGCGGCCCGCGGCGTTGTTCCCCCGGGCGGCGAGGTGAACCGCGACTACATCGGGCAGGCGCTCAAGGCGCTAGTGATGCACGAGGTCGGCCACACCCTGGGCCTGCGGCATAACTTCCGCGGCTCGGCCGGGGCCACGGCGGCGCAGCTGGCCAGCCGCGCCTGGACGGCGACGCACGGACTCGGCGTCTCGGTCATGGACTACCTCCCGCCGGCGCTGGCGCTCGACCCCAGCCGCCAGGGCGATTACTACGCGCCGACCATCGGCAGCTACGACCGCTGGGCGATTACCTACGGGTACGCCGATGTGGGCCCCGCCGTCGCATCCACGCCGTCGGCGAAGGGCAGCGATGGCGAGCCCAGTGAGTCCTGGAGCCCGGACATCGAGCTCAACGGCCTGCACGCGATCGCGTCCGAGGCCGCCGAGCCGGAGCACCTCTATGCCTCCGACGAGGACGCCGGGTTCGGCGGCCTGGGGCTGGACCCCACCGTCTCCCGCTACGACATGACCGACGATCCGCTCGGCTGGGCGCGCGACCGCGTCGCCCTGATCGACGGCATGTTCGACTCGCTGGAGACCCGCGCCGTGGCCCCGGGCGAGAGCTATGCCCGCCTCCGCTCCGCGTTCGTCAGTCTGCTCAACGATCGCTGGTATGCGCTGCTGGTCACGACCAAGTATCTGGGCGGCGCGGTCACCAGCCGGGATCACCGGGGCGACCCCGGCGCCCGTGAGCCGGTGGCCACCATTCCGGCCGACCAGCAGCGCGCCGCGCTGGAATTCCTGGCCTCGGCGGCTTTCGGCGAGGGGGCCTACCATTTTCGACCCGAATTGCTCAAGCTATTGGGTCCGGACCGCTGGTCGCACTGGGACGCGTCACCAGCGCGCGACGGACGCATCGACTTCCCGCTCCATGACTGGGCGGCCACCCAGCAAGGCTCGCTGCTCGGACAGCTGATGGACCCCGCGGTCCTCTCCCGGATCCGCGACGCGGAGCTTCGCGCGTCGCCCTCGGATCCGACGGTGGGACTGCCGGAGCTGTTTGCGACCCTCACGGCCTCCATCTGGGCCGAGGTGGGGCCGGGCACGCGCGGCAAGTCGGGGGCGAGGAACATCAGCTCGGTGCGGCGGGACCTTCAGCGCCAATACCTGAACGGCCTGGTTCGTATGGCGGTGAGCCCGGCCCCGGGCACGCCGGAAGACGCCCGTGCCCTGGCGCGGGTCACCTTGGCCGGGTTGGGGGCCGACCTGAGCCGGGCCACGGCCGGCTCCCGGTCCGAGCTCGATCCGTATACCCGCGCCCATCTGATCGATTCGCGCGAACGCATCACCCAGGCGCTCAACGCCGGAATGATTCAGACCACCACCTTCTCGAGGTAGCGGCACCATGTTCCCCATCGCCCAGGCTGACCCGTCGCCGATTGTGCAGACCGCCGTCTACCTGGCCGGCGTGCTGGGCGGCTACCTCCTGCTCACCACGCCCGACGATTGGGCCTGGGTGCGGGAGACGGTGCGATCGGCCTGGGACCGGCGCCGCCGGGACTGAGCCCCAGCGCAGGACCTCTCCCTCCCGCCGTTATCATTCCCTCATGGCGGGCCTGGCCAGCGACACCCCACTCAGCGTTCACCAACTCCGGAAGACCTATGGCGAGGTCGTCGCGGTCGACGGCCTCGATCTCCAGGTGCGGGCCGGGGAGTGCTTCGGCCTGCTGGGGCCCAACGGCGCCGGCAAGACGACCACCATAGAGATCTGCGAGGGGCTCACTCCGGCGGACAGTGGCGAGGTGGTCGTTCTGGGCCGCCGGTGGGGACGAGACGACAAGTCGCTCCGGGAGCTGCTGGGCATCTCGCTGCAGGAGACCCAGTTCTCCGAGAAGCTCACGGTGGGAGAGACGGTCCAGCTCTTCCGCAGCTTCTACCGGCGGGGACCGACCGCCAGCCAGGTGATCGAGACAGTCCAGCTGGGGGAGAAGGCCGGCGCCCGCATCGGCCAGCTCTCCGGCGGCCAGCGGCAGCGGCTGGCTCTCGCCTGCGCCCTTGTGGGCGACCCCGAGCTCCTCTTCCTCGACGAGCCCACCACCGGCCTCGATCCGCAGTCGCGCCGGCAGCTCTGGGACGTGGTCGAGCGATTCAAGTCGAGCGGCCGGTCCATCCTTCTCACCACCCATTATATGGAGGAGGCGGAGCGGCTGTGTGAGCGGGTAGCCATCGTGGACCACGGGCGGATCATCGCGCTGGGCACCCCGGGTGAGCTGATCGAGTCGCTGGGCGCCGAGCACGTGCTCGAGTTCGCCGTGGCCGGCGAGGGATCGCTGGAGGAAAGCGTCCTCGCCGCGCTCGACGGCGTCGGGGCCGCCGTCCGGCGGGACGGCAGCTACCGGCTCCAGGTTTCGGAGCTGCACCGAACCATGCCAGCCCTGCTGGGCGAGCTCCGCCGCCGGGGAGCGCAGCTCACCGAGCTCCGCACCCACTCCGCCACCCTGGAGGACGTCTTCGTCGCGCTGACGGGACGGCAGCTGCGCGATGAGTGAGCGCCGGCGTTGGCGGGAGCACCCGCTGGTCCAACTCACACTGGTCCGCTATCGCGAGTTCTATCGCGAGCCGGAGGCGGTCTTCTGGGTCTTCATCTTCCCCATCCTGCTCACGGCTGGGCTGGGCCTCGCCTTCCGCAGCCAGGGGCCGGAGCGCACCCGGGTGGCGGTGGTTGGACCCGCGGAACGGCAGGCCGAGGTGGCCCGCGCGCTCCGAAGAGACCGATCGCTCACGGTGGTTCTGCTGGCCGATTCCGCCGCGGAGGACTCGCTCCGGAGCGGCCAGGTCGCGCTGCTGGTGGTGCCCCGGCCGAACGGGGGCGTCGAATACCGCTTCGACCCGGACCGGCCCGAATCGCGGATGGCGCGGCTCCTGACGGACGCGGCGGTGCAGCGGGCCGCGGGTCGGCCCGAGCCGGTGCCGGTAGTCGAGCGAGTGGTGCGCGAGCCCGGGGCGCGCTACGTGGACTTCGTAGTGCCGGGGCTGCTGGGCATGAACCTGATGGGAAGCGGCATCTGGGGCATCGGCTTCGCCATCGTCGACGCCCGGCGGAAACATCTGCTCAAGCGGCTGGTCGCGACGCCGATGCGGCGAAGCCAGTATCTCGCCTCGTTCCTGCTCTCCCGGCTGACCTTCCTCTGCCTCGAGGTAGTCCTGCTGCTGG comes from Gemmatimonadales bacterium and encodes:
- the fusA gene encoding elongation factor G, encoding MARQTPLDRYRNIGIMAHIDAGKTTTTERILYYTGKNYKIGEVHEGAATMDWMEQEQERGITITSAATTCFWVRNGTQYRINIIDTPGHVDFTVEVERSLRVLDGAVTLLDSVAGVEPQTETVWRQADRYGVPRIIFANKMDRVGADFDRCLKMIRDRLTKKAYPLQLPVGTGELFTGHIDVLRRVEVIFDDETLGKSFTEMPVPEAYRERVEQARHEVIEAALEHDEVLLEKYLGGAELSFEEIQQALRKAVVSGGLIPVLCGASFKNKGVQALLDAVIDYLPSPTDIPPIKGHLPQHDDTHVERCASDGEPFAALAFKIATDPYVGRLTFFRVYSGSLKSGSYVYNSTKDKRERVGRLLQMHANKREEIDEVLAGDIGAAIGLKETRTGDTLSDEDKAIILEAMKFPNPVIDVAIEPKTKADQDKLGIALQKLQEEDPTFRVRADAETGQTIIAGMGELHLEILVDRMKREFKVEANVGKPQVAFRETVRKKVSDIEGKFIRQSGGKGQYGHVVINFEPTEAGAGFIFEDKIVGGVIPREFIKPVEAGIREALENGVLAGYPMVDVKATLVFGSYHDVDSSEMAFKIAGSMAVKEAARAAGPILLEPVMEVEVVTPSDFLGDVIGDLSSRRGKIGGMTQRGEAQVVAADVPLAEMFGYSTTLRSMTQGRAVYTMQFDHYEEVPKSVAEQIISKAKA
- the rpsG gene encoding 30S ribosomal protein S7; the protein is MSRRNKAVKRPVPPDPRYDSQTVSKFVNNLMFEGKKSVAEGIFYSAMDMIEERTGQPGVSVFKQAVNNAKPTLEVKSRRVGGASLQVPVEVRPDRRTALAMRWLISFARARTEKTMAERLAAELILASKGEGNTIKKKEDTHRMAEANRAFAHYRW
- the rpsL gene encoding 30S ribosomal protein S12, whose product is MPTINQLIRHGRKDVLAKDKAPALKSNPQKRGVCTRVYTTTPKKPNSALRKVARVRLTNGFEVTAYIPGEGHNLQEHSIVLIRGGRVKDLPGVRYHIVRGTLDSAGVNDRRKSRSKYGAKRPKEAGASAAAKGAKK
- a CDS encoding zinc-dependent metalloprotease, yielding MHLSRPATLLALAVVSVSVPATAQRADGPARPFAEVTRGSEMGSGLFTIYYQHENIYLALSPRQLDHDYLLVTQVSQGIGELGLDGGASLRSDLVRFHREGDKVELWVVNPHQAATPGSPMARTVAYSFGHSVAQSFPIAAVRDSSQILLDIAPFFLSDWADLGSVFQGAAAQRKVAATITLDEKRSSLQELHLFPGNVEAEVRLTFQSTRNLGLETVSDYRWIPIGIHYSLLELPATPMRSRFADDRVGYFVSALKDFSRDTAESFFVRYVNRWRLEKKHPGAALSEPVQPITYYVDRTVPLEWRPYVRAGILEWNRAFEDAGFRNAIQVLDAPDDSSWSAADARYSTVRWTATNESVYAVGPSNVDPRTGEILNADVLISAAWIQRWRGQSGQYGATAGSLETVFQEDSLLLVPGADGRLCRYGEGLSRDGDLARTVLAARGVVPPGGEVNRDYIGQALKALVMHEVGHTLGLRHNFRGSAGATAAQLASRAWTATHGLGVSVMDYLPPALALDPSRQGDYYAPTIGSYDRWAITYGYADVGPAVASTPSAKGSDGEPSESWSPDIELNGLHAIASEAAEPEHLYASDEDAGFGGLGLDPTVSRYDMTDDPLGWARDRVALIDGMFDSLETRAVAPGESYARLRSAFVSLLNDRWYALLVTTKYLGGAVTSRDHRGDPGAREPVATIPADQQRAALEFLASAAFGEGAYHFRPELLKLLGPDRWSHWDASPARDGRIDFPLHDWAATQQGSLLGQLMDPAVLSRIRDAELRASPSDPTVGLPELFATLTASIWAEVGPGTRGKSGARNISSVRRDLQRQYLNGLVRMAVSPAPGTPEDARALARVTLAGLGADLSRATAGSRSELDPYTRAHLIDSRERITQALNAGMIQTTTFSR
- a CDS encoding ATP-binding cassette domain-containing protein, encoding MAGLASDTPLSVHQLRKTYGEVVAVDGLDLQVRAGECFGLLGPNGAGKTTTIEICEGLTPADSGEVVVLGRRWGRDDKSLRELLGISLQETQFSEKLTVGETVQLFRSFYRRGPTASQVIETVQLGEKAGARIGQLSGGQRQRLALACALVGDPELLFLDEPTTGLDPQSRRQLWDVVERFKSSGRSILLTTHYMEEAERLCERVAIVDHGRIIALGTPGELIESLGAEHVLEFAVAGEGSLEESVLAALDGVGAAVRRDGSYRLQVSELHRTMPALLGELRRRGAQLTELRTHSATLEDVFVALTGRQLRDE
- a CDS encoding ABC transporter permease, with protein sequence MSERRRWREHPLVQLTLVRYREFYREPEAVFWVFIFPILLTAGLGLAFRSQGPERTRVAVVGPAERQAEVARALRRDRSLTVVLLADSAAEDSLRSGQVALLVVPRPNGGVEYRFDPDRPESRMARLLTDAAVQRAAGRPEPVPVVERVVREPGARYVDFVVPGLLGMNLMGSGIWGIGFAIVDARRKHLLKRLVATPMRRSQYLASFLLSRLTFLCLEVVLLLGFAVVVFGVPIRGSLGLLAVICLISALAFASLGLLIASRPRTVEGVSGLMNLVMLPMWIFSGVFFSSSRFPDAAQPFVRALPLTAVIDALRATMLRGAGLDQVLPELLVIGAWLIVGFTVAVRVFRWR